One segment of Elusimicrobiota bacterium DNA contains the following:
- the acpS gene encoding holo-ACP synthase: MKIGIDIIEVKRISKLIKSKAFLNRVYTSREIEYCRPKKNYAQHFAVRFATKEAVWKALGKGNISLKEISVNNRISGKPEAIVKGKKRRDIDISLSHTDQYAVAVAIIS; the protein is encoded by the coding sequence ATGAAAATCGGAATTGATATTATAGAAGTAAAAAGAATTTCAAAATTAATTAAAAGCAAAGCTTTTTTAAACAGAGTATATACTTCCAGGGAAATAGAATATTGCAGGCCTAAGAAAAATTATGCACAGCATTTTGCGGTTCGTTTTGCGACAAAAGAAGCGGTTTGGAAAGCTTTGGGCAAAGGCAATATTTCTCTGAAGGAAATCAGTGTTAACAACAGAATTTCGGGAAAGCCCGAAGCGATAGTCAAAGGGAAAAAACGAAGGGATATTGATATATCCCTTTCGCATACTGACCAGTATGCGGTTGCTGTTGCAATAATATCTTAA